From a region of the Campylobacter sp. genome:
- the hisD gene encoding histidinol dehydrogenase, whose translation MKILKSTNANFKEEFARLMCRGETDMRSVMPVVSGIIEDIRARGDEALAEQIEKFDRWRVQGDLAITQEQMSRAYEGLTAELKNALQIAYERIYAYHEKQLERSWFSFDPSGAMLGQKITPVDRAGLYIPGGKAAYPSSLLMNAIPAIVAGVEDISVCTPAVGGVVNELLLAAMHVLGIKKAYKVGGASAIAAMAYGTRTIGKVDVITGPGNIFVATAKKLVFGDVNIDMIAGPSEVGIIANAAANPRNIAVDLLSQAEHDEIASSFLISDDEKFALAVAEHIERELSMLVREPIARASVQNKGAIIIARDMNECVELMNELAVEHLEIATENAYELLPRIRHAGAIFLGHYTPEAMGDYLAGPNHTLPTGGSARFFSPLGVYNFIKRSSIIALNKRAIDELGGACMALADAEGLGAHKKSVQIRFDEK comes from the coding sequence ATGAAAATTTTAAAAAGCACGAACGCAAATTTTAAAGAGGAGTTTGCGAGGTTAATGTGCCGCGGCGAGACGGACATGAGATCGGTAATGCCCGTCGTAAGCGGCATCATCGAAGATATCAGAGCGCGCGGCGATGAGGCGCTAGCCGAACAGATAGAGAAATTTGACAGATGGCGCGTGCAGGGCGATCTGGCTATCACGCAAGAGCAAATGAGCCGTGCCTATGAAGGCTTAACCGCAGAGCTAAAAAACGCGCTTCAGATCGCATACGAGCGCATCTACGCTTATCATGAAAAACAGCTTGAGAGAAGCTGGTTTAGCTTCGATCCAAGCGGCGCGATGCTTGGGCAAAAGATCACGCCCGTGGATCGCGCGGGGCTGTATATCCCGGGCGGCAAGGCGGCGTATCCAAGCTCGCTTCTGATGAACGCTATCCCGGCAATCGTCGCGGGCGTGGAGGATATCAGCGTCTGCACCCCTGCCGTAGGCGGCGTCGTAAACGAGCTACTGCTTGCGGCGATGCATGTGCTGGGGATCAAAAAGGCCTACAAAGTGGGCGGCGCCAGCGCGATCGCGGCGATGGCATACGGCACGCGCACGATCGGCAAGGTCGATGTCATCACGGGCCCCGGGAATATCTTCGTCGCAACCGCTAAAAAGCTCGTGTTCGGCGACGTAAATATCGATATGATCGCGGGTCCTAGCGAAGTGGGCATCATCGCAAACGCTGCGGCAAATCCGCGCAACATCGCCGTGGATCTGCTTAGCCAAGCCGAACACGACGAGATCGCAAGCAGCTTTTTGATAAGCGATGATGAAAAATTCGCCCTCGCCGTTGCAGAGCACATCGAGCGCGAGCTGTCTATGCTTGTGCGTGAGCCGATCGCTCGCGCCAGCGTGCAAAACAAAGGCGCGATCATCATCGCGCGCGATATGAACGAATGCGTGGAGCTGATGAACGAGCTTGCGGTCGAGCACCTTGAGATCGCGACTGAAAACGCCTACGAGCTGCTTCCGCGCATACGCCACGCAGGTGCGATATTTTTGGGTCACTACACGCCCGAAGCGATGGGCGATTACCTCGCAGGCCCTAACCACACGCTGCCGACCGGCGGAAGCGCGCGATTTTTCTCGCCTTTGGGGGTTTATAACTTCATCAAACGAAGCTCGATCATAGCGCTAAATAAACGCGCCATAGACGAGCTTGGGGGCGCGTGCATGGCGCTAGCGGACGCAGAGGGGCTCGGCGCACACAAAAAATCGGTGCAGATCAGATTTGATGAGAAGTGA
- a CDS encoding DUF5339 domain-containing protein, whose product MKKSLLVLASFGFALSLSAADLSDSCKEYFADLDKMVDTYKQAGQEQQVKMYEDQKKQSMDQISALPKEQQEATCKQAKEIFKQMMDQMKQQGAMK is encoded by the coding sequence ATGAAAAAATCACTTTTAGTTTTGGCTAGTTTTGGCTTTGCGCTAAGTCTTAGCGCCGCAGATCTTTCAGATAGCTGCAAGGAGTACTTCGCAGATCTTGATAAGATGGTTGATACCTACAAACAAGCTGGTCAAGAGCAGCAGGTCAAGATGTATGAGGATCAAAAAAAGCAGTCTATGGATCAGATCAGCGCACTTCCTAAGGAGCAGCAAGAGGCCACTTGCAAACAAGCTAAAGAGATATTTAAGCAGATGATGGATCAAATGAAACAACAAGGCGCTATGAAATAA
- a CDS encoding YbaK/EbsC family protein → MSERIFESLKEFLTQQGARFRVVAHESAGTSAEVAKARGTQLGQGAKALVCTIKGFKDGQISFTQNLNLTNADNAQNPNASALATAQGCENGACAANLTLTADQICANVPQQLKLPSDKPAGRNGRIYVLAVFAADHKTDLKRLAEGLGGTKASLVSPDEVGDLTDCVIGSVPPFSFHDKLLLIADPSLFGRFEEIAFNAGLLDHSIILNAQDYARIAAPRIVSFTEKATEGE, encoded by the coding sequence ATGTCAGAGAGAATTTTTGAAAGCCTAAAAGAGTTTTTGACGCAGCAAGGCGCGCGCTTCCGCGTCGTAGCTCACGAAAGCGCGGGCACCTCCGCGGAAGTCGCCAAAGCTCGAGGCACGCAGCTGGGACAAGGCGCAAAGGCGCTGGTTTGCACGATCAAGGGCTTTAAGGACGGGCAAATTTCTTTCACGCAAAATTTAAATTTAACAAACGCCGATAACGCGCAAAACCCCAACGCTTCCGCCCTTGCAACCGCTCAAGGCTGCGAAAATGGCGCCTGCGCAGCAAATTTAACTTTAACCGCCGATCAAATCTGCGCCAACGTACCGCAGCAGCTGAAGCTTCCTAGCGACAAACCCGCGGGCAGAAACGGCAGGATCTACGTCCTAGCGGTCTTCGCAGCAGATCATAAAACCGATCTAAAGCGCTTGGCAGAGGGGCTCGGCGGCACGAAAGCATCGCTCGTAAGTCCCGATGAAGTGGGCGATCTCACGGACTGCGTCATCGGCTCGGTGCCTCCGTTTAGCTTCCACGACAAACTGCTGCTAATCGCCGATCCGTCGCTGTTCGGACGCTTTGAAGAGATCGCTTTCAATGCGGGCTTGCTCGATCACTCGATCATTCTAAACGCGCAGGATTATGCGCGCATTGCAGCGCCGCGCATCGTTAGCTTCACCGAAAAGGCTACGGAAGGCGAATAG
- a CDS encoding ecotin family protein → MRKSVLFFLLPLFLFGGEAQKQLNVFELTPSKMPPQQFKVEAVFSKEIEADCNDAYLIGGKIEQKEGSDGLYYEFSGGNELAQTLMLCKTEKQKKWVYYELGAPFFYTPGEIRILAPKDVKVELKIYELVESKKPKIRKMK, encoded by the coding sequence ATGAGAAAAAGCGTTTTATTTTTTCTATTGCCGCTGTTTTTGTTCGGCGGCGAGGCGCAAAAGCAGCTAAACGTCTTTGAGCTAACGCCGTCAAAGATGCCGCCGCAGCAGTTTAAGGTCGAAGCGGTCTTTTCAAAAGAGATCGAAGCCGACTGCAATGACGCGTATCTGATCGGCGGTAAAATAGAGCAAAAAGAGGGCTCGGACGGGCTTTATTACGAGTTTAGCGGCGGCAACGAGCTTGCTCAAACGCTGATGCTGTGTAAAACCGAGAAGCAAAAAAAATGGGTCTATTATGAGCTTGGAGCGCCTTTTTTCTACACTCCGGGCGAAATTAGAATTTTAGCGCCCAAAGACGTTAAGGTCGAGCTTAAAATTTACGAGCTCGTAGAGAGCAAAAAGCCTAAAATCCGCAAGATGAAATAA
- a CDS encoding disulfide bond formation protein B yields the protein MQKRFNLLMTTAVLLILAIPVGIANIYLGYVVGESPCTLCWFERIGMILIGVLGIFILRYGAKIKYVSAVFICAAYGLFMSIRHTSLDGFAWDVGMGFGDAIFGAHTYTWGAFVYWAVVLVMPVMLLFAPKVQNLDEQSESFNPFSAYTTAIVAISFAVIVSNAFQAFFSTGVPPFSGKGEPERISLNLAQASDKWTAQIWTRLQRPFSLTGKNKVQMPHIAGALEEGAFKFNENPNDGAVKNLKPALKIKSKKPLAFKATGIFGQGNAGGLAYDATSDEFAVVSTAAGVYFLDGSLQNITHRAILDKPNGYDIRYSVDSTFADGKLITTAFNKTLWAVEKAPQGEIDKFKEWNTFRESSGGLKTSWYRDRPVVLTVRAKKAYVLSIASDPASEFMYMFSVPNEVSKKVVVIRVDKNDQTLSAESVLKAGAGLELKDGRDLNDYYITGADVKNGKILALSKNYNTLLVVDAETMRAVDAYELPAVGDMHAIAIKGESLFILSVEGGQDVVYELESPAI from the coding sequence ATGCAAAAGAGATTTAACCTACTGATGACCACGGCGGTTTTACTGATCCTTGCCATCCCCGTAGGCATCGCAAACATCTACCTCGGATACGTCGTAGGCGAAAGCCCCTGCACGCTATGCTGGTTCGAGCGCATCGGCATGATCTTAATCGGCGTTTTAGGCATCTTCATCTTGCGCTACGGAGCTAAAATCAAATACGTCTCGGCGGTCTTCATCTGCGCGGCATACGGGCTTTTTATGAGTATCCGCCACACCTCGCTCGACGGCTTTGCGTGGGACGTGGGGATGGGCTTTGGCGACGCTATCTTCGGCGCGCACACCTACACGTGGGGCGCATTCGTGTACTGGGCCGTCGTTTTGGTAATGCCCGTGATGCTGCTTTTTGCGCCGAAAGTACAAAACCTAGACGAGCAAAGCGAAAGCTTCAACCCCTTTAGCGCATACACGACCGCGATCGTCGCGATCTCGTTTGCCGTCATCGTCTCAAACGCCTTCCAGGCCTTCTTCTCCACGGGCGTTCCGCCTTTTAGCGGCAAAGGCGAGCCCGAAAGGATAAGCTTAAATCTAGCTCAAGCGAGCGATAAATGGACCGCTCAAATTTGGACGAGGCTGCAAAGGCCATTTTCGCTTACGGGCAAAAACAAAGTGCAGATGCCGCACATCGCCGGCGCTTTAGAGGAAGGAGCGTTTAAATTTAACGAAAATCCAAACGACGGCGCCGTGAAAAATTTAAAACCCGCCCTTAAGATCAAAAGCAAAAAACCGCTTGCGTTTAAAGCGACCGGGATCTTCGGTCAAGGAAACGCGGGCGGGCTCGCATACGACGCCACAAGCGATGAGTTCGCGGTCGTCTCGACGGCTGCGGGGGTGTATTTTCTAGACGGCAGTCTGCAAAACATAACGCACCGCGCGATCCTAGACAAACCGAACGGATACGACATCAGATACAGCGTCGATAGCACCTTTGCAGACGGCAAGCTCATCACGACCGCTTTTAACAAGACCCTTTGGGCGGTGGAAAAAGCGCCGCAGGGCGAGATCGATAAATTTAAAGAGTGGAACACCTTCCGCGAAAGCAGCGGCGGGCTAAAGACCTCGTGGTATAGAGATCGCCCCGTCGTGCTAACCGTCAGGGCAAAAAAGGCCTACGTCCTATCGATCGCAAGCGACCCCGCAAGCGAGTTTATGTATATGTTCTCGGTGCCGAATGAGGTTTCAAAAAAAGTCGTCGTCATCAGGGTCGATAAAAACGATCAAACTCTAAGCGCCGAGAGCGTCCTAAAGGCGGGCGCAGGGCTTGAGCTAAAAGACGGACGCGATCTAAACGACTACTACATCACCGGCGCCGACGTGAAAAACGGCAAAATTCTAGCGCTTAGCAAAAATTACAATACCCTACTCGTCGTGGACGCAGAGACGATGAGGGCGGTGGATGCCTACGAGCTACCTGCCGTCGGCGATATGCACGCTATCGCGATCAAGGGCGAGTCGCTCTTCATCCTAAGCGTGGAGGGCGGACAGGACGTCGTGTATGAGCTCGAAAGCCCCGCGATTTAA
- a CDS encoding cytochrome-c oxidase: MKKFRSLLLCAAAAATLSAQGESGDKVEKITSIDIYVSPFYSAKEGKPEYVHVYEPIDDMLMKNDVPSLKKAIKIIEDAPDMIAPTTLMTVAARAYDLGLKDDAVFWFYAGKNRFLTFARVIDIKDEMFRETESANAAFLQLVGNVVNPYAFCDLAKQRDAAARARDWVKAHPYKAIFDEKFPSRFADRAAALKAAEDKMDAALLRQDEFFADPAKKADFLAKRKANNADKRFCD; the protein is encoded by the coding sequence ATGAAAAAATTTCGTTCACTGCTGCTGTGTGCGGCGGCGGCTGCGACTTTGAGCGCCCAAGGCGAGAGTGGGGATAAGGTGGAAAAAATCACTTCGATCGACATCTATGTTTCGCCGTTTTATTCGGCTAAGGAGGGTAAGCCCGAATACGTGCACGTTTACGAGCCGATCGACGATATGTTGATGAAAAACGACGTGCCGAGCCTAAAAAAAGCGATCAAAATCATCGAAGACGCCCCGGATATGATCGCTCCGACCACGCTGATGACGGTCGCTGCACGCGCTTATGATCTAGGCCTTAAGGACGACGCAGTGTTTTGGTTCTACGCGGGCAAAAATCGATTCCTAACCTTCGCTCGCGTCATCGACATCAAGGACGAGATGTTTCGTGAGACCGAGTCCGCGAATGCGGCGTTTTTACAGCTCGTCGGCAACGTGGTAAATCCATACGCATTCTGCGATCTCGCTAAACAGCGCGATGCGGCGGCACGCGCTAGGGACTGGGTCAAGGCGCACCCGTATAAAGCGATATTTGATGAGAAATTTCCGTCTCGCTTCGCAGATCGCGCCGCCGCGCTCAAGGCAGCCGAGGACAAAATGGACGCCGCGCTACTTAGGCAGGACGAGTTTTTCGCAGACCCCGCTAAAAAGGCGGACTTCCTAGCCAAGCGCAAAGCAAATAACGCGGATAAGCGCTTCTGCGATTAG
- the pyk gene encoding pyruvate kinase, whose translation MLKKTKILATIGPASDSEEMMSAMVKAGCNAFRMNFSHGTHEYHEANLNKIRAVEKSLGVRIGVFQDISGPKIRVGKLEENFKLKTGDKITFLPREIIGKKTAPSEYELCINHPEILPLMKVGEFIYLYDGSIRAKVVAVSEQGVQAVLENDGFLSSNKGVNFPNTRLNIDVITQKDLEDLRWGAAHGVNFVGISFVQSQNDILRVREILNSLGSKAKIYAKIEKFDAVENIEQIIEASDGIMVARGDLGIEMPFYEIPRIQKRIITLANARSKPVITATQMMLSMTEHERATRAEISDVANAVLDGTDAVMLSEESAIGKNPAAVVAAMSETIRETEKIYPYDKFNDYDFYDETDMITSSTAALAARLGAGAILSITGSGRSAIKLARNRAKIDIIAIAHDEQTAHALSLVWGVNPAMVKEKTSINSLLAQIINEAMQRGLIEEGGTYVMTAGFQSGHPGSTDYIRIIKKDQIDFYRDAAETGLKDKI comes from the coding sequence ATGCTTAAAAAAACCAAAATTTTAGCGACCATCGGGCCCGCAAGCGACAGTGAAGAGATGATGAGCGCGATGGTAAAGGCGGGCTGCAATGCCTTTAGGATGAACTTCAGCCACGGCACGCACGAGTATCACGAGGCAAATTTAAACAAAATTCGCGCCGTAGAAAAGAGCCTTGGCGTACGCATAGGCGTCTTTCAGGACATCAGCGGCCCAAAGATCCGCGTCGGCAAACTCGAGGAAAATTTCAAACTAAAAACGGGCGATAAAATCACCTTCCTTCCTCGCGAAATCATCGGCAAAAAGACCGCCCCGAGCGAATACGAGCTGTGTATCAACCACCCAGAAATTTTGCCGTTAATGAAGGTGGGCGAGTTTATCTACCTCTACGACGGCTCGATCCGCGCCAAGGTAGTCGCGGTAAGCGAGCAAGGCGTGCAAGCAGTGCTCGAAAACGACGGCTTTTTAAGCTCGAATAAGGGGGTGAACTTCCCAAATACCCGCCTAAATATCGACGTCATCACGCAAAAGGACCTCGAGGATCTGCGCTGGGGCGCGGCGCACGGCGTAAATTTCGTAGGCATCTCCTTCGTGCAGTCTCAAAACGACATCCTGCGCGTGCGCGAAATTTTAAACTCGCTGGGCTCAAAAGCTAAAATTTACGCCAAGATCGAGAAATTCGACGCGGTCGAAAATATAGAGCAGATCATCGAAGCAAGCGACGGCATAATGGTCGCGCGCGGAGATCTGGGCATCGAAATGCCGTTTTATGAGATCCCGCGCATCCAAAAGCGCATCATAACGTTAGCCAACGCCCGCTCAAAGCCTGTCATAACCGCCACGCAGATGATGCTTAGCATGACCGAGCACGAGCGCGCCACCAGAGCCGAGATCAGCGACGTCGCAAACGCCGTACTCGACGGCACCGACGCCGTGATGCTAAGCGAGGAAAGCGCCATCGGCAAAAACCCCGCAGCCGTGGTCGCCGCGATGAGCGAGACGATCCGCGAGACCGAAAAGATCTATCCTTACGATAAATTTAACGATTACGACTTCTACGACGAGACCGATATGATCACTTCAAGCACAGCAGCGCTCGCCGCAAGGCTGGGCGCAGGCGCGATACTTTCGATCACGGGCTCGGGGCGCTCGGCGATCAAACTCGCACGCAACCGCGCCAAAATCGACATCATCGCAATCGCACACGACGAGCAGACCGCGCACGCGCTAAGTCTCGTGTGGGGCGTAAATCCCGCGATGGTCAAGGAAAAAACGAGCATCAACTCGCTGCTCGCGCAAATCATAAACGAGGCTATGCAGCGCGGGCTCATCGAGGAAGGCGGCACCTACGTGATGACGGCGGGCTTTCAAAGCGGACATCCCGGCAGCACCGACTACATCCGCATCATCAAAAAAGATCAGATAGATTTCTACCGCGACGCGGCAGAAACGGGTCTCAAGGATAAAATTTAA